A part of Caldicellulosiruptor owensensis OL genomic DNA contains:
- a CDS encoding CDP-glycerol glycerophosphotransferase family protein: MLEKKGILFVLCKEMINKYFIDIIEEIKVLIQMLTNNKFKVCLYGKDKIGENIAEGICRYFNSSEVTVISEENFLSREFVVAICFDEDLVDKLIAYNITVFLLDIDNSQINKYTNRDNVKILDFSNFSSIKIIEDINKLLAKPMSKYNFGKHVDSKEFESLKNKIMAKIEQSILEGRLYEAKQIVSELEGILPTSEIHNLKGIIAFYEKKYDVAEREFKKGLLYDNSNSDIYYNLGCVYEEKGIISEAAVYFALAEKFSESIENSGEKKNIFYQYPIFNRLREDIKKIKPKNYIILSSCRWGSMLQRPHHIAKALAQIGNNVYFISPPISVEFEEELIYGNIMKNILSQGICVEGVKIYQPICVYKGGKVVYSTYVDLVQFLLSYILKEHEGEIVIVAYLPFHINVVKNLKGNFKLVYECVDDHTDLENSFWVSEKDIEYEQELLNFADYITTSSTALYLQRISIEGRKNTILVKNAVNEVDFRIENNYEPDELKNIPHPRIVYCGAIYERFDTDLFYKIVESNPDKSFIVIGPDLENKLTRVLPNLYLLGVIQHERLKYYLNAMDVGIIPFKEDAQMVISCDSIKYYEYVASGLPVIGTFIPELLIGKIYSFCASTVEEFNTYINKALKLKIDKKIIREFLWKNSWVERALTIHKVVEDGISKEDLAVTVEAIKEELENLIYRYRHPNLLVLYGMLNRNSNRELYLKYLKEAFERSNSHFIKKQYLVALEDNQANEREVKQVLLSMYKDREVAFLINTPFQYYLYINVINELIKKGIKPTVIIYDIIKNNSEWKKMFEINVDFIYKKLADKVRIDYFTLFLHDRKKYRCLITNTYFGDNIWSKADYHIRMFYGFAKEVYACGWWNIYYDTILCAGKYDYSKLNIYNTCEVIGYPKFDDWFKRRNILEKEAKKDFDLDLSKKVILYVPTYGALSSIEEWGKTLTQLKNKYNIIVKLHHHTAYLDSEKRRREFIFNNFNYVVDDRYDLLKVLSITDYMLFDNSGVFFDGILADVNMIKLEFDFKEESVSWLTNRNSIEQKIKN, encoded by the coding sequence GTGTTAGAAAAAAAAGGTATTTTGTTTGTCTTATGTAAAGAAATGATAAATAAATATTTTATAGACATTATTGAAGAAATTAAAGTACTTATACAGATGCTAACGAATAATAAATTCAAAGTTTGTTTATATGGAAAAGACAAGATTGGGGAAAATATTGCAGAAGGGATTTGTCGTTATTTTAATAGTAGTGAGGTAACTGTAATTAGCGAAGAAAACTTTTTAAGTAGAGAGTTTGTTGTTGCTATTTGTTTTGATGAAGATTTAGTTGATAAATTAATTGCATATAACATTACAGTTTTTTTGCTTGATATAGATAATTCTCAAATTAATAAATACACAAATAGAGATAATGTAAAGATTCTTGATTTTTCTAATTTTTCAAGTATCAAAATTATAGAAGATATAAATAAACTTTTAGCAAAGCCGATGTCGAAGTATAATTTTGGAAAACATGTAGATAGCAAAGAATTTGAAAGTCTAAAGAATAAAATAATGGCAAAAATAGAGCAAAGTATTTTAGAAGGGAGATTATACGAAGCGAAACAGATTGTTTCTGAATTGGAAGGAATTTTGCCTACTTCAGAAATTCATAATTTAAAAGGTATAATAGCATTTTATGAGAAAAAATATGATGTAGCCGAGAGAGAATTTAAGAAGGGATTACTATATGACAATTCGAATAGCGATATATATTATAATTTAGGCTGTGTTTATGAGGAAAAAGGTATTATAAGTGAGGCAGCTGTGTATTTTGCTTTGGCTGAGAAATTTTCTGAAAGTATTGAGAATAGCGGAGAAAAAAAGAATATATTTTATCAATATCCTATATTTAACAGGTTGAGGGAAGATATAAAAAAGATAAAGCCGAAAAACTATATAATACTTTCTTCATGTAGATGGGGTAGTATGTTACAAAGACCTCACCACATAGCAAAGGCTTTAGCGCAAATAGGTAATAATGTTTACTTTATTTCACCACCAATAAGTGTTGAATTTGAAGAAGAACTGATTTATGGAAATATTATGAAAAATATTTTATCCCAAGGTATATGTGTTGAAGGAGTAAAGATATATCAACCAATATGTGTATATAAAGGAGGTAAAGTCGTTTATAGCACTTATGTTGATCTTGTTCAATTTTTACTGTCGTATATACTTAAAGAGCATGAAGGCGAAATAGTAATTGTTGCGTATTTGCCGTTTCATATTAATGTAGTTAAAAATTTGAAAGGTAATTTTAAGCTGGTTTATGAATGTGTAGATGATCATACTGATTTGGAAAATTCATTTTGGGTAAGTGAAAAAGATATCGAATATGAACAGGAACTCTTAAATTTTGCTGATTATATAACTACTTCATCGACAGCGTTGTATCTGCAAAGAATTTCTATAGAAGGAAGGAAAAACACAATTTTGGTAAAAAATGCAGTTAATGAAGTTGACTTTAGAATAGAAAATAACTATGAACCAGATGAATTGAAAAATATTCCGCATCCAAGAATTGTTTATTGTGGTGCAATTTATGAAAGATTTGATACGGATTTATTTTATAAGATAGTTGAGTCAAATCCTGATAAATCATTTATAGTCATTGGACCAGATTTAGAAAATAAATTGACACGAGTATTGCCAAATTTATATTTATTGGGCGTTATACAACATGAAAGATTAAAATATTATCTTAATGCAATGGATGTGGGAATAATACCATTTAAAGAAGATGCTCAAATGGTTATAAGTTGTGATTCAATCAAATACTATGAATATGTAGCAAGCGGTTTACCTGTTATTGGTACATTTATCCCTGAATTACTTATTGGCAAAATATATTCGTTTTGTGCAAGTACAGTTGAAGAATTTAATACTTATATTAATAAAGCTTTAAAATTAAAGATTGATAAAAAGATAATTAGAGAGTTTTTGTGGAAAAATTCGTGGGTAGAAAGAGCTCTTACTATTCATAAGGTTGTAGAAGATGGGATATCAAAAGAAGATTTAGCAGTTACCGTGGAAGCAATTAAGGAAGAACTGGAGAATTTAATTTATAGATATAGGCATCCAAATTTATTAGTATTATATGGGATGTTGAACAGAAATTCAAATAGAGAATTGTATTTAAAGTATTTGAAGGAAGCATTTGAGAGGTCAAATTCACATTTTATTAAAAAACAATATTTGGTAGCTTTAGAGGATAATCAAGCAAATGAGAGAGAGGTAAAGCAAGTTTTATTGTCTATGTACAAGGACAGAGAAGTAGCATTTTTAATCAATACACCTTTTCAATATTATTTATACATTAACGTAATTAATGAACTAATCAAGAAAGGAATAAAACCTACCGTAATTATATACGACATAATTAAAAATAATAGTGAATGGAAAAAGATGTTTGAAATAAATGTAGATTTTATTTACAAAAAGTTAGCTGATAAAGTAAGAATTGATTATTTTACTTTATTTTTACACGACAGAAAAAAATATAGATGTTTAATAACAAATACATATTTTGGTGACAATATTTGGAGCAAAGCCGATTATCATATTAGGATGTTTTATGGTTTTGCAAAGGAGGTCTACGCTTGTGGATGGTGGAATATCTATTACGATACAATATTATGTGCTGGCAAATATGACTATTCTAAATTGAATATATATAATACTTGCGAGGTAATTGGTTATCCCAAGTTTGATGATTGGTTTAAGAGAAGAAATATATTAGAAAAAGAAGCTAAAAAGGACTTCGATCTAGATTTGTCTAAGAAAGTTATATTATATGTACCAACATATGGTGCTTTATCTTCAATAGAGGAATGGGGAAAAACTCTTACACAATTGAAAAACAAGTACAATATAATTGTTAAGCTCCATCATCACACTGCTTATTTAGATTCAGAAAAGAGGCGAAGAGAATTTATTTTTAATAATTTTAATTATGTAGTTGATGATAGATATGATTTACTGAAAGTTCTTTCTATAACAGATTATATGCTTTTTGATAATAGTGGTGTATTTTTTGATGGTATATTAGCAGATGTAAACATGATTAAACTAGAATTTGATTTTAAAGAAGAAAGTGTGAGTTGGTTAACAAATAGAAATAGTATTGAACAAAAAATAAAAAATTGA